The following coding sequences lie in one Pseudomonas svalbardensis genomic window:
- a CDS encoding ArsR/SmtB family transcription factor, whose amino-acid sequence MEHAPCISQIATLLADPKRSAMMWALMDGSARQTEELALLAGLSPSSASAHLGRLSAGGLLKVEFRGRKRFFRLAAPEVGAAIEALASATLASTPREVPDVFKRTPPLAKPQTAPSSLLRARLCDDHLGGTLAADLYQRLLDAGWIEQFDQRVMITHKGATQLATRGVFIQALAHRNSRVACACPDWSERRPHMGGSLGAALLQLFMQSGWLSLPNDSRALQITAAGQREIHRFAKETELEMAL is encoded by the coding sequence ATGGAACATGCACCTTGCATCAGCCAGATCGCCACGTTGCTGGCTGACCCAAAGCGCAGCGCAATGATGTGGGCCTTGATGGACGGCTCGGCGCGGCAAACCGAAGAGCTGGCCTTGTTGGCCGGCCTGTCACCGTCTTCGGCCAGTGCGCATCTGGGGCGATTGTCCGCCGGAGGTCTGTTGAAAGTCGAATTCCGCGGCCGCAAACGGTTCTTCCGTCTTGCCGCCCCTGAAGTGGGTGCCGCGATAGAGGCACTGGCCAGCGCCACCCTGGCCAGCACGCCTCGGGAAGTCCCGGACGTTTTCAAGCGCACGCCCCCCCTCGCCAAACCTCAGACGGCGCCTTCGTCACTCTTGCGCGCCAGGCTTTGCGACGACCATCTGGGCGGCACCCTTGCCGCCGATCTTTACCAGCGCCTGCTGGATGCGGGTTGGATCGAACAGTTCGATCAGCGGGTCATGATCACTCACAAGGGCGCCACGCAATTGGCGACGAGGGGTGTGTTCATCCAGGCGCTGGCCCATCGCAACAGCCGAGTCGCCTGCGCTTGTCCGGACTGGAGCGAAAGACGCCCGCACATGGGCGGATCACTGGGTGCGGCGTTGCTTCAATTGTTCATGCAGTCAGGTTGGCTGAGCCTGCCCAACGATTCGCGAGCCTTGCAGATCACCGCCGCGGGGCAGCGTGAAATCCATCGATTCGCCAAGGAAACCGAGCTGGAAATGGCGTTGTAG
- a CDS encoding MFS transporter produces METRGFSAAERLERLPISGYHRIIFIIIALAFFFDSMDLAMMTFLLGSIKTEFGLTTAQAGLLASSSFFGMVVGASLSGMLADRFGRKPVFQWSIVLWGIASYLCSTAQNVETLTLFRILLGIGMGMEFPIAQSMLSELIPAKRRGRYIALMDGFWPLGFVAAGVLSYFLLPVIGWRDIFLVLAVPAVFVLAIRFFIPESPRWLEQAGHHDVADKVLLRIEDRVRTSLGRSDLPEPIRLPRVASTPGHFFSALRQIWSPLYRQRTMMIWSVWFFALLGFYGLTSWLSALLQQSGFAVTQSVYYTVLISLGGIPGFLMAAWLVERWGRKPVCVVTLLGGGVMAFLYGQSAVFGGNVSLLIASGLLMQFFLFGMWAVLYTYTPELYPTSARATGSGFASAIGRVGSLLGPMVTGLVFPMTGQGGVFALGAMCFAIAAGVVWVFGMETRGKTLEELSEATPI; encoded by the coding sequence ATGGAAACACGAGGCTTCAGCGCGGCAGAACGACTGGAACGGCTGCCCATCAGCGGTTATCACCGGATCATTTTCATCATCATTGCCCTGGCGTTTTTCTTCGACTCCATGGACCTGGCGATGATGACCTTCCTGCTCGGCTCGATCAAAACCGAGTTTGGCCTGACCACGGCGCAGGCCGGATTGCTGGCCAGTTCGAGTTTTTTTGGCATGGTCGTGGGGGCGTCACTGTCCGGCATGCTGGCCGACCGCTTCGGCCGCAAACCGGTGTTCCAGTGGAGCATCGTGTTGTGGGGGATCGCCAGTTATCTGTGCTCCACGGCGCAGAACGTCGAAACGCTGACGTTGTTTCGAATCCTGTTGGGGATCGGCATGGGCATGGAGTTTCCCATTGCTCAGTCGATGCTCTCGGAGCTGATTCCTGCCAAACGGCGCGGGCGTTACATTGCGCTGATGGACGGTTTCTGGCCGCTGGGTTTCGTCGCCGCCGGCGTACTGTCGTACTTCCTGCTGCCGGTAATTGGCTGGCGGGACATCTTCCTGGTGTTGGCGGTGCCGGCAGTGTTTGTCCTGGCGATTCGCTTTTTCATTCCAGAATCACCGCGCTGGCTGGAACAGGCCGGGCACCATGACGTGGCAGACAAGGTCTTGCTGCGCATCGAAGATCGGGTCCGGACATCTCTGGGACGTTCGGATCTGCCTGAGCCGATCCGCCTGCCGAGAGTGGCGAGTACGCCGGGCCATTTCTTTTCCGCGTTGCGGCAGATCTGGTCGCCGCTGTACCGCCAGCGCACGATGATGATTTGGAGCGTCTGGTTCTTTGCCTTGCTGGGCTTCTATGGCCTGACGTCCTGGCTCAGTGCCTTGCTGCAGCAGTCGGGTTTTGCCGTGACTCAGTCGGTGTATTACACGGTGCTGATTTCCCTCGGCGGAATTCCCGGTTTCCTGATGGCCGCCTGGCTGGTGGAGCGTTGGGGGCGTAAACCGGTGTGCGTGGTGACGTTGCTCGGCGGCGGGGTGATGGCGTTTCTGTATGGTCAGAGCGCAGTGTTTGGCGGCAATGTCAGCCTGTTGATTGCCTCGGGGCTGCTGATGCAGTTTTTCCTGTTCGGCATGTGGGCGGTGCTTTACACCTACACGCCGGAGTTGTACCCGACATCGGCGCGGGCCACGGGTTCGGGGTTCGCGTCGGCGATTGGCCGCGTGGGTTCGTTGCTCGGGCCAATGGTAACCGGGCTGGTGTTCCCGATGACCGGGCAGGGCGGGGTGTTTGCGCTGGGGGCGATGTGTTTTGCGATTGCGGCGGGGGTGGTGTGGGTGTTCGGGATGGAGACCCGGGGCAAGACGCTGGAAGAGTTGAGCGAGGCAACACCAATCTAA
- a CDS encoding adenosine deaminase has translation MYDWLNALPKAELHLHLEGSLEPELLFALAERNKIALPWSDVETLRKAYAFNNLQEFLDLYYQGADVLRTSQDFYDLTWAYLLRCKAQNVIHTEPFFDPQTHTDRGVPFEVVLNGIAAALKDGEQQLGITSGLILSFLRHLSEEEAEKTLDQALPFRDAFVAVGLDSSEMGHPPSKFQRVFDRARHEGFLTVAHAGEEGPPEYIWEAIDLLKIQRIDHGVRAIEDERLMQRIIDEQIPLTVCPLSNTKLCVFDHMSQHNILDMLERGVKVTVNSDDPAYFGGYVTENFHALYTHLGMTQDQAKQLAQNSLDARLVKP, from the coding sequence ATGTACGACTGGCTGAACGCCCTGCCCAAGGCAGAACTGCACCTGCACCTTGAGGGTTCGCTGGAGCCTGAGTTGCTGTTCGCCCTGGCCGAACGCAACAAGATCGCCCTGCCGTGGAGCGATGTCGAAACCCTGCGCAAGGCCTACGCCTTCAATAACCTGCAAGAATTTCTCGACCTGTATTACCAGGGCGCCGACGTGTTGCGCACTTCTCAGGATTTCTACGACCTGACCTGGGCTTACCTGTTGCGTTGCAAGGCGCAGAACGTGATTCACACCGAACCGTTCTTCGACCCGCAAACCCACACCGACCGTGGCGTGCCGTTCGAAGTGGTGCTCAACGGCATCGCCGCCGCGTTGAAGGATGGCGAGCAGCAACTGGGGATCACCAGCGGTTTGATCCTGAGCTTCCTGCGTCACCTGAGCGAAGAAGAAGCCGAGAAAACCCTCGATCAGGCGCTGCCGTTCCGTGATGCGTTTGTGGCTGTCGGTCTGGACAGTTCGGAAATGGGTCACCCACCGAGCAAGTTCCAGCGCGTGTTTGACCGTGCCCGTCACGAAGGCTTCCTGACCGTCGCCCACGCCGGTGAAGAAGGCCCGCCCGAGTACATCTGGGAAGCCATCGATCTGCTGAAAATCCAGCGCATCGACCATGGCGTGCGCGCCATCGAAGACGAGCGTTTGATGCAGCGGATCATCGACGAGCAAATCCCGTTGACCGTGTGCCCGTTGTCGAACACCAAGCTCTGCGTGTTCGATCACATGTCTCAGCACAACATTCTCGACATGCTCGAGCGTGGCGTGAAAGTGACCGTGAACTCGGATGACCCGGCGTACTTCGGCGGTTATGTCACCGAGAACTTCCACGCGTTGTACACCCATTTGGGCATGACCCAGGATCAGGCCAAGCAATTGGCGCAGAACAGTCTGGATGCACGGTTGGTAAAACCGTAG
- a CDS encoding 2-oxoglutarate and iron-dependent oxygenase domain-containing protein has translation MNQLPIINIAPLYSDDAHAWQSIATQIDRACREWGFFYIEGHPISPSRIDAVLDSAQRFFALPVAEKLKIDITQTRHHRGYGAIATEQLDPSKPSDLKETFDMGLHLPADHPEVLAEKPLRGPNRHPSMPGWESLMEQHYVDMQALAQTLLRAMTVALGIERDFFDTRFVEPVSVLRMIHYPPRHTASSEEQQGAGAHTDYGCITLLYQDGAGGLQVRNVKGEWIDAPPIDGTFVVNLGDMMARWSNDRYLSTPHRVISPLGVDRYSMPFFAEPHPDTVIECLPGCQDERHPAKYPATTCAEFLLSRFADTYAYRREQEAL, from the coding sequence ATGAACCAGCTCCCGATCATCAATATCGCCCCGCTCTACAGCGATGACGCACACGCTTGGCAATCCATCGCCACGCAAATCGACCGCGCCTGCCGCGAGTGGGGCTTTTTCTATATCGAGGGCCACCCGATCAGCCCGTCGCGCATCGACGCCGTACTCGACAGCGCTCAACGTTTCTTCGCCCTGCCCGTCGCCGAAAAACTCAAGATCGATATCACCCAGACTCGTCACCATCGCGGTTACGGCGCCATCGCCACCGAACAACTCGACCCGAGCAAACCCAGCGACCTGAAAGAAACCTTCGACATGGGCCTGCACCTGCCGGCCGATCACCCTGAAGTGTTGGCAGAAAAACCGCTGCGCGGCCCCAACCGCCATCCGTCGATGCCCGGCTGGGAATCGCTGATGGAGCAGCACTACGTCGACATGCAGGCCCTGGCACAAACCCTGTTACGGGCCATGACCGTGGCGCTGGGCATCGAGCGCGACTTTTTCGACACCCGTTTCGTTGAGCCGGTCAGCGTGCTGCGGATGATTCATTACCCACCGCGCCACACCGCCAGTTCCGAAGAGCAGCAAGGCGCCGGCGCCCACACCGATTACGGCTGCATCACCCTGCTGTATCAGGATGGCGCCGGCGGCCTGCAAGTGCGAAACGTTAAAGGCGAGTGGATCGATGCACCGCCAATCGACGGCACGTTCGTGGTCAACCTCGGCGACATGATGGCGCGCTGGAGCAACGACCGTTACCTGTCGACGCCGCACCGGGTGATCAGCCCGCTGGGCGTGGACCGTTACTCGATGCCGTTCTTCGCCGAGCCGCACCCCGACACGGTCATCGAATGCCTGCCCGGCTGTCAGGATGAACGGCACCCGGCAAAGTATCCGGCCACCACCTGCGCCGAATTCCTGCTCTCGCGCTTCGCCGATACCTACGCCTATCGACGGGAACAGGAAGCGCTGTGA
- a CDS encoding BMP family ABC transporter substrate-binding protein, whose translation MHKRPLKKLLCAVVAAIGLSASLTASAADPLKVGFVYIGPIGDHGWTYQHEQGRKALAEKFGDQITTNYVENVAEGADAERVIRNMAKDKYDLIFTTSFGYMNPTLKVAKQFPKVTFEHATGYKQDKNLGTYLARTYEGRYVGGFLAAKMTRTKKIGYVASFPIPEVIRDINAIQLALNKYNPGTEIKVVWVNSWFDPGKEADAANALIDQGVDVVFQHTDSPAPIQAAERRGVYAVGYASDMAHFGPKAVLTSIVNDWAPHYIQATQSVLDHTWKSQDYWGGLKEGTVELPISDLVPAAVKVEAEQIIADIKSGAFHPFTGPIKDQAGVEKIAAGATASNAELASMNYYVEGMKADMPK comes from the coding sequence ATGCACAAACGTCCGTTGAAGAAGCTGCTTTGCGCCGTCGTCGCGGCCATCGGTCTGAGCGCCAGCCTGACCGCCAGTGCCGCTGACCCGCTGAAAGTCGGCTTCGTCTACATCGGTCCGATTGGTGACCACGGCTGGACGTATCAGCATGAACAGGGGCGCAAAGCGCTGGCGGAAAAATTCGGTGACCAGATCACCACCAACTATGTGGAAAACGTCGCTGAAGGCGCCGACGCAGAGCGGGTGATCCGCAACATGGCCAAGGACAAGTACGACCTGATCTTCACCACCTCTTTCGGTTACATGAACCCGACCCTGAAAGTCGCCAAACAATTTCCCAAGGTGACCTTCGAACACGCCACCGGCTACAAACAGGACAAGAACCTCGGCACTTACCTGGCGCGCACGTATGAAGGGCGCTACGTCGGCGGTTTCCTCGCGGCGAAGATGACCAGGACCAAGAAGATCGGTTACGTCGCGTCCTTCCCGATCCCGGAAGTGATCCGCGACATCAACGCCATTCAACTGGCCCTGAACAAGTACAACCCCGGCACCGAGATCAAGGTGGTGTGGGTCAACTCCTGGTTCGATCCGGGCAAAGAGGCCGATGCCGCCAACGCGTTGATCGATCAGGGTGTGGATGTGGTGTTCCAGCACACCGACAGCCCGGCGCCGATCCAGGCAGCTGAACGTCGCGGCGTGTATGCCGTGGGCTACGCTTCGGACATGGCGCACTTCGGGCCGAAAGCGGTGCTGACGTCCATCGTCAACGACTGGGCGCCGCACTACATTCAGGCGACCCAAAGCGTGCTCGACCACACGTGGAAGTCGCAGGATTACTGGGGTGGATTGAAGGAAGGTACGGTTGAACTGCCGATCAGCGATCTGGTGCCGGCTGCAGTGAAGGTCGAGGCAGAGCAGATCATTGCCGACATCAAAAGCGGTGCTTTCCACCCTTTCACCGGACCGATCAAGGATCAGGCAGGCGTCGAGAAGATTGCGGCGGGCGCGACGGCGAGCAATGCGGAGCTGGCATCGATGAACTACTACGTTGAAGGCATGAAAGCCGACATGCCGAAGTAA
- a CDS encoding calcium:proton antiporter: MLTLIKQEKFLLLALLAAVVAYPLEHWMLHSGQPIALTAGLVLIAFIVVASMRVAHHAELLAEKVGDPYGTMILTLAAVLVEVVILAIMMSNEASPTLVRDTIYSAVMLDINGILGLAALMGGIKYGEQSYNDDSARSYSVMILTAMGVSMVVPEFIPEANWKLYSAFTIGAMVVLYTLFLRMQVGPHSYFFSYSYPEKRRKKVPEEEPEPINLVLSIGTLVFGVVVIGALAEVMSKTLDLGLEGTGAPPVITAILVAAISAAPEILTALRAALANRMQSVVNIAMGASLSTVILTVPVMEAMALYTGQPFQMAMTPVQTVMVFLTLIVSAINLNDGETNAIEGMTHFVLFATFIMLSLLGL, translated from the coding sequence ATGCTCACACTCATCAAGCAAGAAAAGTTTCTGTTGCTGGCCCTGCTCGCCGCCGTCGTCGCTTATCCGCTGGAACACTGGATGCTGCACAGCGGCCAGCCCATCGCGTTGACCGCCGGCCTGGTGCTGATCGCATTCATCGTCGTTGCCTCCATGCGCGTCGCCCATCACGCCGAACTGCTGGCCGAAAAAGTCGGTGACCCTTACGGCACGATGATCCTGACCCTGGCCGCCGTGCTGGTGGAAGTGGTGATCCTGGCGATCATGATGAGCAACGAAGCCTCGCCGACCCTGGTACGCGACACGATTTATTCGGCGGTGATGCTCGACATCAACGGCATCCTCGGCCTGGCCGCGTTGATGGGTGGGATCAAGTACGGCGAACAGTCCTACAACGACGACTCGGCGCGCAGCTACAGCGTGATGATTCTCACCGCCATGGGCGTTTCCATGGTGGTGCCGGAGTTCATTCCCGAAGCCAACTGGAAACTCTATTCGGCGTTCACCATTGGTGCGATGGTCGTGCTCTACACCTTGTTCCTGCGCATGCAGGTCGGGCCGCACAGTTATTTCTTCAGCTACAGCTACCCGGAAAAACGCCGCAAGAAAGTCCCGGAGGAAGAACCTGAGCCCATCAATCTGGTGTTGAGTATCGGCACGTTGGTATTCGGCGTGGTGGTCATCGGCGCCTTGGCCGAAGTGATGTCCAAGACCCTCGACCTGGGCCTGGAGGGGACGGGCGCACCGCCGGTGATCACGGCGATCCTGGTGGCGGCAATCTCGGCGGCGCCGGAGATTCTGACCGCGTTGCGGGCGGCTCTGGCCAACCGCATGCAGTCGGTGGTCAACATCGCCATGGGCGCGTCGCTGTCGACGGTCATTCTGACGGTGCCGGTGATGGAAGCGATGGCGCTCTACACCGGCCAGCCGTTCCAGATGGCAATGACCCCGGTGCAGACCGTGATGGTCTTCCTCACCCTGATCGTCAGCGCAATCAACCTCAACGATGGCGAAACCAATGCCATCGAAGGCATGACCCACTTTGTGCTGTTTGCGACATTCATCATGTTGTCGCTGCTCGGTCTCTGA
- a CDS encoding 8-oxoguanine deaminase encodes MPATRTWLKNPLAIFTANGLDARGGLVLQDGLIVEVLAAGQQPSAPCGQVFDAREHVILPGLINTHHHFYQTLTRAWAPVVNQPLFPWLKTLYPVWARLTPEKLALASKVALAELLLSGCTTAADHHYLFPQGLENAIDVQVESVRELGMRAMLTRGSMSLGEKDGGLPPQQTVQEGEVILADSQRLIAEYHERGDGAQIQIALAPCSPFSVTPEIMSASAELANKLDVRLHTHLAETLDEEDFCLQRFGLRTVDYLDSVGWLGPRTWLAHGIHFNPDEIARLGAAGTGICHCPSSNMRLASGICPTLDLTAAGALLGLGVDGSASNDASNMMLETRQALYIQRLRYGAEKITPELVLGWATKGSAQLLGRTDIGELAVGKQADLALFKLDELRFSGSHDPVSALLLCGADRADRVMVGGKWRVIDGQVEGLDLKGLIADHSQAARQLIAGT; translated from the coding sequence ATGCCTGCGACCCGTACCTGGTTAAAAAATCCCCTCGCGATCTTCACTGCCAATGGCCTCGATGCCCGTGGCGGCCTGGTGCTGCAAGACGGTTTGATCGTCGAAGTGCTCGCCGCCGGCCAGCAACCTTCCGCGCCCTGTGGACAAGTGTTCGATGCCCGCGAGCATGTGATCCTGCCGGGACTGATCAACACCCATCACCACTTCTATCAAACCCTGACCCGCGCCTGGGCGCCGGTGGTCAATCAGCCGTTGTTCCCGTGGCTGAAAACCCTCTACCCGGTCTGGGCCCGCCTCACCCCTGAAAAACTTGCCCTCGCCAGCAAAGTCGCGTTGGCCGAGTTGCTGCTGTCTGGCTGCACCACCGCGGCCGATCACCATTACCTGTTTCCGCAAGGCCTGGAAAATGCGATCGACGTACAAGTCGAGAGCGTCCGCGAACTGGGCATGCGCGCCATGTTGACGCGCGGTTCCATGAGCCTCGGCGAAAAGGACGGCGGCCTGCCGCCGCAGCAGACCGTGCAGGAAGGCGAAGTCATCCTCGCCGACAGCCAACGCTTGATCGCCGAGTACCACGAGCGTGGCGACGGTGCGCAAATCCAGATCGCCCTGGCGCCCTGCTCACCGTTCTCGGTGACCCCGGAAATCATGTCCGCCAGCGCCGAACTGGCGAACAAACTCGACGTGCGCCTGCACACCCATCTGGCCGAAACCCTCGACGAAGAAGACTTCTGCCTGCAACGCTTCGGCCTGCGCACTGTGGATTACCTCGACAGCGTCGGCTGGCTCGGCCCACGCACCTGGCTGGCTCACGGCATCCACTTCAACCCGGACGAAATCGCTCGCCTCGGCGCCGCCGGTACCGGCATTTGCCATTGCCCGAGTTCGAATATGCGTCTGGCTTCCGGCATTTGCCCGACACTGGACCTGACCGCAGCGGGCGCGTTACTGGGCTTGGGCGTGGACGGTTCGGCGTCCAACGATGCATCGAACATGATGCTGGAAACCCGTCAGGCGCTGTACATTCAGCGGCTGCGTTATGGCGCCGAGAAGATCACCCCGGAGTTGGTGCTGGGGTGGGCGACCAAGGGTTCGGCGCAGTTGCTGGGCCGTACCGATATCGGCGAACTGGCGGTGGGCAAGCAGGCGGATCTGGCGCTGTTCAAGCTCGATGAGCTGCGGTTCTCTGGCAGTCATGATCCGGTGTCGGCGTTGCTGCTGTGTGGCGCTGATCGGGCGGATCGGGTGATGGTTGGCGGCAAGTGGCGGGTGATTGATGGGCAGGTTGAAGGGCTGGATTTGAAGGGGTTGATTGCCGATCACAGCCAGGCGGCTCGGCAGCTAATCGCCGGCACCTGA
- a CDS encoding SDR family oxidoreductase: MSTAKTALIIGASRGLGLGLVKTLLADGWQVTATVRNPQNAEALQALGKVRIEKLDMDDQQAVIALSQQLKGEVFDLLFVNAGVKGPEVQTPGGATLAEVGQLFFTNAVAPINLAQRFVGQIRPDSGVLAFMSSVLGSVTMPDAPELALYKASKAALNSMTSSFVTQLGEQKLTVLSLHPGWVKTDMGGEGADIDVGTSTRGLVDQVNAYTGKGGHHFVNYRGETIPW; encoded by the coding sequence ATGTCTACGGCAAAAACCGCACTCATCATCGGCGCCTCCCGAGGCTTGGGCCTCGGTCTGGTGAAAACCCTGCTGGCCGACGGTTGGCAGGTTACCGCCACCGTGCGCAACCCGCAGAACGCCGAAGCCTTACAGGCCTTGGGCAAGGTGCGGATCGAAAAACTCGACATGGACGATCAGCAGGCGGTCATCGCCCTGAGCCAACAACTCAAGGGCGAAGTGTTTGACCTGCTGTTCGTGAATGCCGGGGTCAAAGGTCCGGAAGTTCAAACGCCGGGCGGCGCGACCCTGGCCGAAGTCGGGCAACTGTTTTTCACCAACGCCGTGGCACCGATCAACCTGGCTCAACGCTTTGTCGGGCAGATTCGTCCGGACAGCGGCGTGCTGGCGTTCATGAGTTCGGTGCTGGGCAGCGTGACCATGCCGGATGCCCCCGAGCTGGCGTTGTACAAGGCGAGTAAAGCGGCGCTGAACTCGATGACCAGCAGCTTCGTCACTCAGTTGGGCGAGCAGAAACTCACCGTGCTGTCGCTGCATCCGGGTTGGGTGAAGACCGACATGGGCGGTGAAGGCGCTGACATTGATGTGGGCACCAGTACGCGTGGGTTGGTCGATCAGGTGAATGCGTATACCGGCAAGGGCGGGCATCATTTTGTGAATTACCGGGGTGAAACCATTCCCTGGTAA
- a CDS encoding MerR family transcriptional regulator, giving the protein MRIGELAQASAVSRDTLRFYEQRGLIAAQRSANGYRDYPADMVQLVQYIKTAQRLGFTLGEIGNSVAAIWQSPDPDSAVTQLLQDKLKLIETRMEELGALRQELQQRLGQRCPLNP; this is encoded by the coding sequence ATGCGCATCGGTGAATTAGCCCAGGCCAGCGCCGTCAGCCGCGACACGCTGCGCTTCTACGAGCAGCGCGGGTTGATTGCGGCACAACGCAGCGCCAACGGTTATCGCGACTATCCGGCGGACATGGTGCAACTGGTGCAGTACATCAAGACCGCTCAGCGATTGGGCTTTACCCTCGGCGAGATCGGCAACAGCGTCGCCGCGATATGGCAGTCGCCCGATCCGGACAGCGCCGTCACGCAATTGCTGCAAGACAAACTCAAACTGATCGAAACCCGAATGGAAGAACTCGGCGCGTTGCGTCAGGAGTTGCAGCAACGGCTCGGTCAACGCTGTCCATTAAATCCGTGA
- a CDS encoding IS110 family transposase: protein MTILTSQTVVGVDIAKTEIVVYRSDRLTTDTIKNDRTALKRWLKTLPAQSAIAVEATNIYHLDTVELAHAMGHQVYVVDAYRVSNYRRGIGQRAKNDPCDARLLARYLTNEQDGLRIWSPPPKAYTSLKSLLHRRATLIQNHAGLMLSWANEPLLKKVQSAQQKAFKQADQAIQKLLRKVSKEAGIEENIDRCKAIEGVGELTATGLATTFMRGDFANSDAFIAFLGMDLTVDDSGKKNGPRHLTKKGDPEVRRLAYNAAMAACRSAKWKPFYESYLARGFSKTQALVALARKLCRVAFALMKNQSEYHPA, encoded by the coding sequence ATGACAATCCTTACTTCGCAGACGGTGGTTGGCGTCGATATCGCCAAGACCGAAATAGTTGTCTATCGCTCCGACCGGCTAACCACTGACACCATCAAGAACGATCGAACAGCCCTCAAACGCTGGCTTAAAACATTGCCCGCCCAAAGCGCTATCGCCGTTGAAGCCACCAACATCTACCACCTGGACACCGTCGAGCTGGCCCATGCGATGGGGCACCAGGTCTATGTCGTGGATGCTTATCGGGTGAGCAACTATCGCCGCGGCATCGGCCAACGAGCCAAGAACGATCCCTGCGATGCCCGTCTGCTGGCGCGTTATTTGACGAACGAACAAGACGGACTGCGGATCTGGAGCCCACCACCCAAGGCCTACACCTCGCTGAAAAGCCTGCTCCACAGACGTGCAACGCTGATCCAGAACCATGCCGGTCTGATGCTGAGCTGGGCCAATGAACCCTTGTTGAAGAAAGTACAGAGCGCCCAGCAAAAGGCCTTCAAGCAAGCGGATCAGGCCATTCAGAAACTGCTGCGCAAGGTCAGCAAAGAGGCGGGTATTGAAGAGAATATCGACCGCTGCAAAGCCATCGAAGGGGTTGGCGAACTGACTGCAACCGGGTTGGCGACGACCTTTATGCGCGGTGATTTTGCCAATAGTGATGCGTTCATCGCGTTTCTAGGGATGGACCTTACGGTCGATGACTCCGGGAAGAAGAACGGCCCCCGGCACCTGACAAAAAAAGGGGATCCGGAAGTCCGCCGGTTGGCTTACAACGCCGCAATGGCAGCCTGTCGCTCAGCTAAATGGAAACCGTTTTACGAGTCGTATTTGGCAAGAGGCTTCTCGAAAACCCAGGCCTTGGTGGCCCTTGCCCGGAAACTCTGCCGGGTGGCATTTGCCCTGATGAAAAATCAGAGCGAATACCACCCGGCCTGA